The Mercurialis annua linkage group LG2, ddMerAnnu1.2, whole genome shotgun sequence genome contains a region encoding:
- the LOC126668421 gene encoding TMV resistance protein N-like, with translation MASSSSASRSAKQWKYEVFLTFRSKGASDYFTSHLYSSLRCKWINTYGDDKLYGGGEEITLEHLEVIKESKIVVIVFSKDFASSTLRLDEVVKIIECSETYGQIVVPVFVNSFLNFGLSELWLVDDIVEDIIKKLSQCKTTLAKAVFKRIACRFESWEKGVGTSLSNILRSPAVKRKINKKVLIVVDDVNRTQQFKFFENNRCFFGKGSRIVVTTRDKQMILSNVDDIYEVNELYFFEARTLLRQNVFKKTSPIEDYRHLLSRFLKFAKNNPLALKVLGSFLSDKNQREWKRVLDDLERLHIRGVQDVLKISFDSFDDDKKDIFLYIACFFRGHSRKEVTRILNCCGLNVDIGLCVLMDKSLIAVSGKIEMYELLQEMGKQIFLQESREPCKRSRLWDHEEIVSVLTNNQGTDAIEAIFLDLSKIKAIDLNPDVFKEIPHLKLLSFFYGSETETCDKVHFLKACKASPTSCDICTSTDTRWKLLWLQHLFLVYDT, from the exons ATGGCTTCTTCTTCCTCTGCGTCTCGCTCTGCCAAGCAATGGAAGTATGAAGTTTTCTTGACCTTCAGAAGTAAAGGCGCTAGCGATTATTTTACCAGCCATCTTTATTCTTCTTTGCGTTGTAAATGGATAAATACCTATGGTGATGACAAACTTTACGGAGGAGGAGAAGAGATAACATTAGAGCATTTGGAAGTGATTAAAGAGTCAAAGATTGTTGTAATTGTTTTCTCGAAAGACTTTGCTTCTTCAACATTACGCTTGGATGAAGTGGTTAAGATAATTGAATGTAGTGAAACTTATGGACAGATAGTCGTGCCGGTATTTGTGAattcctttttaaattttggctt GTCAGAGTTATGGCTTGTTGATGATATTGTAgaagatattataaaaaaactgagCCAGT GTAAAACAACCCTTGCCAAAGCTGTTTTCAAGAGGATAGCATGTCGATTTGAAAGCT GGGAAAAAGGTGTTGGCACCAGCCTTTCTAATATTCTGCGCTCTCCTGCTGTCAAAAGAAAGATCAATAAAAAGGTTCTAATTGTTGTGGATGATGTGAATAGAAcacaacaatttaaattttttgaaaacaatCGTTGTTTCTTTGGCAAAGGAAGCAGAATCGTTGTAACCACTAGAGACAAACAGATGATTTTGAGCAATGTCGATGACATATACGAAGTTAATGAATTATATTTCTTTGAGGCCCGAACACTTTTAAGGCAGAATGTCTTTAAGAAAACCTCTCCAATAGAAGATTATCGGCATCTATTATCTCGGTTtcttaaatttgctaaaaacaATCCCTTGGCTCTAAAAGTCTTAGGCTCCTTTTTATCTGACAAGAACCAAAGAGAATGGAAACGTGTTCTGGATGACCTGGAAAGGCTTCATATTAGAGGTGTTCAGGATGTCTTGAAAATTAGTTTTGATAGCTTCGACGACGACAAAAAGGATATCTTTCTCTACATTGCCTGTTTTTTTAGAGGACATAGTAGAAAAGAGGTGACAAGAATTCTTAATTGTTGCGGCTTGAATGTAGATATTGGATTATGTGTTCTCATGGATAAATCTCTTATAGCTGTTTCTGGTAAGATAGAAATGTATGAATTGCTGCAAGAAATGGGAAAGCAAATTTTTCTCCAAGAATCTAGAGAGCCATGCAAAAGGAGTAGATTATGGGATCATGAAGAAATTGTTAGTGTGCTCACAAATAATCAA GGAACTGATGCAATTGAAGCAATATTCCTGGACTTGTCCAAAATTAAAGCTATTGACTTAAATCCAGATGTTTTTAAGGAAATACCTCATCTAAAATTACTGTCATTTTTCTATGGGTCTGAAACAGAAACATGTGATAAGGTGCACTTTCTCAAGGCCTGCAAAGCTTCCCCAACGAGCTGCGATATTTGTACTAGCACGGATACCCGTTGGAAACtctt